A single genomic interval of Octopus bimaculoides isolate UCB-OBI-ISO-001 chromosome 10, ASM119413v2, whole genome shotgun sequence harbors:
- the LOC106867519 gene encoding uncharacterized protein LOC106867519 has translation MNIYFNRLVLCLVMCLLYCQPRVFAENLTFYETALTDDPCEDFHCENRGQCQTLLSEVDDRVLKHAECICHDRWIGPHCESLLVLTPRRITEYSVELRITLQNSNLSEWQYDPYLKYTLQYWTNESDTCYKIPGITNLTYEISDLISGVYYNFCARTNIVDQCLTEAVDPNSLTSNCIGIVTDMANGHKQDEIETGPPVLPIVICTILVALCIIAVLVVFKCNDNLASYRCSGIKCCRKWSRQSAYDLFVLPDNTCTAVSNQTPLIVNQGQHQTQSLAILMDSSNSTQPATHSSFPLPPDFDITEQNLERTESLIPQQNEPHSSA, from the coding sequence aaaatttaacattttatgaAACTGCCCTTACTGATGACCCTTGTGAAGATTTCCATTGTGAAAACAGAGGTCAATGTCAGACTCTTTTGTCTGAAGTGGATGACCGAGTCCTCAAACATGCAGAATGTATCTGCCATGACCGTTGGATTGGCCCTCACTGTGAGTCCCTGTTAGTTCTGACTCCCAGAAGAATCACTGAATACAGCGTTGAGCTTCGGATAACATTACAGAACTCTAACCTATCGGAATGGCAATATGATCCATACTTGAAATATACATTACAATACTGGACCAATGAAAGCGACACGTGTTATAAGATTCCTGGAATCACAAACCTCACTTATGAAATCTCAGATCTTATATCTGGTGTCTATTATAATTTCTGTGCTCGGACTAATATTGTGGATCAGTGTTTGACAGAAGCTGTGGATCCCAATTCTTTAACTTCCAATTGCATTGGTATTGTTACAGATATGGCAAATGGCCATAAACAAGATGAAATTGAAACCGGTCCTCCTGTTCTTCCAATAGTTATTTGCACTATTTTAGTTGCACTCTGTATCATAGCTGTTTTGGTCGTTTTCAAATGTAATGACAACTTAGCAAGTTATCGATGTTCTGGAATAAAATGCTGTAGGAAATGGTCACGTCAATCTGCTTATGATCTTTTTGTCCTCCCAGACAACACGTGTACAGCTGTCAGTAACCAAACTCCACTCATTGTGAACCAAGGACAGCACCAAACTCAATCTTTGGCTATATTAATGGACTCTTCCAATTCCACCCAACCAGCAACCCATTCCTCTTTTCCTTTACCGCCTGACTTTGATATCACTGAACAAAACTTAGAGAGAACAGAATCACTGATTCCACAACAAAATGAACCTCATTCTTCAGCATAA